Within Candidatus Brocadiaceae bacterium, the genomic segment GACGAAGGATCTCGCCTGTGTGGCTTCCGGCGCCGCTACGAGCACGCAACCCGGACACGTGACCGACGAGCCTTCCGGCATTCGGGAGCGCCGCCCCAATTGCCGAATCGAGATCCTTCGGCCCGCCTGAGCGGGCCTCAGGATGACACCCGGGCGCGAACTCGCGACCGTCACACCGTCCACGTGCCGCTCAGGATGACACCCGGGAGGGAGCCGGCGTCATGGCACCGTCGCCGTGCCGCGCGGGCCAAGCTCCGCATCCCCGAACCGCGTGGCCCGGCCACAACCTGTCATCCTGAGGAGCGCAGCGACGAAGGACCTCGCCTGTGTGGCTTTCGGCGCCGGTGCAAGCATGGTCCCCGTGCCGTACGCGACATCCTCGGCACATCGCCGTTCGCATGCGGGACAGCGCTCCGAATGCTCCTGAGTACTCACTCATTCCCACCAATCCGCCGCCAGGTCCGTCCATTCCGGATTCATACTCTCGATCAGTGCGATCTTCTTCGCCCGCAGCCACCCCTTGATCTGCTTCTCCCGTGCAATCGCGTCCTTCACGTCGTTCGTACTCTCGAAATAGACGAGTCGGTCAATCCGGTACTTCCTGGTGAACCCGGGTATTGCGTGACTCTTGTGCTCTGCGACGCGCCGCCCA encodes:
- a CDS encoding GIY-YIG nuclease family protein; the encoded protein is MKEYYVYIMTNRSGTLYTGVTNNLGRRVAEHKSHAIPGFTRKYRIDRLVYFESTNDVKDAIAREKQIKGWLRAKKIALIESMNPEWTDLAADWWE